The genomic window GCTGCTGTCAACCATGCTGGGCACAGCCTCGGGGCTGAAGGATGGTGTGGCACTTCTGAAGGTCTGGCTGCGGCAGCGGGAACTGGACAAGGTGAGTGGGAGTGGCCCAGCGTCCCTGCCTCCCTGGGCGGTGGGCTGGCTCTGAGCTCCggcctctccctccatctctcccttaGGGCCTGGGAGGGTTCAGCGGGTTCATTGTCTCCATGCTGGTTGCCTTCCTTGTGTCCACGCGCAAGATCCACACCACCATGAGCGGCTACCAGGTCCTGAGAAGCATCTTGCAGTTTCTGGGTGAGGCGGCTGGACTCAGAAAGGCCAGGGGTTCCACCCATTCCCATCAGGAATCATTTGGTTTCTCGTTCTCAGATAGATAAGCAAACTGAATCCCAGAGGCAGGCAGTTGCAGCCACCTGTCTGGAGGGTGGGTGTCATGGGGTTGGCTCCCTAGGCAGGGGGGTCCATTCTGACACCCCCACCTTCTCTGGTTCACTCCAGCCACCACAGATCTGACAGTCAATGGGATCAGTTTATGTtccagctcagatccctccttgGTGAGTAGCGCAGTGCTGAGTCTGGGCAAGGAGGCCTGAAGGTCAGGCCCAGCCCTGACTGGCTGCTCTCTCCCCCTTCCAGCCGGCTCTGGCTGACTTCCACCAGGCCTTCCCTGTTGTCTTCCTGGACTCCTCAGGCCATCTCAACCTCTGTGCGGATGTCACTGCCTCCACTTACCGCCAGGTACTAGTTGTCCCCCACTCCTGGGTTCCCCAGATGTCCCAGCCCAAACCCTGTCCCTTCTGCCAGTTCCAGAACCCCAGAAACTCTCCAGAGACCTTGGGTCAGGCATTTCTTTGGGTCTGAGTCCTTGGTTCAGTGAGGGCGGGGTGCAGTGGCAGTGGTCTCACCTAAGAGTTCCTACCTTACACCTTATTCTGTGGCCCTAGGTGCAGCACGAGGCACAGCTCTCCATGGCGCTGCTGGACAGCAGAGCTGACGATGGGTTCCAGCTGCTGCTGATGACCCCCAAACCCATGATCCGGGCTTTTGACCACATACTGCAGTAAGTTTGGGGTATATCAGTGAGTTCTGTTTCCCTAGGGCTAGTGAGGGGGCAGAGGTCCTCAGCTTAGTTCTTCctggtggtggggtgggtggcCAGCAGTACCCGATTCCCCCTCTTTGACCATCTCTGTCTCTTAGTCTCTGTCCACTGAGTCGCCTTCAGGCAGCATGCCACCGGCTAAAGCTGTGGCCAGAGCTGCAGGATCACGGCGGAGACTATGTCTCAGCTGCTTTGGGCCCACTGACCACTCTGCTGGAGCAGGGCCTGGGGTCTCGGCTGCACCTGCTGGCTCACTCTCGGCCCCCAGTCTCAGAGGTGAGGTGGAGTGTGTTGGTGAGCATGTGGGTCTCAGGGTGTTGGACGCAGAGTCCCAGGGGATACAAAAGAGGAACCATTCCTCTCACTAGAAAGTGAGTTTCCAGACACCAGGGGATCCTTAGGTTAGCTCAGTTTTTCTTTACCTGACAGTGGGACATCAGCCAGGATCCGCCGAAGCATAGAGACTCCAGGGTCCTGACCCTGGGACTGCTCCTCCGGCCTGAGGGACTGACCAGTGTTCTTGAGCTGGGTCCAGAGGCTGACCAGCCCGAGGTGAGGAGCCCTGGGATCTGAGGGAGCTCTGGCTCTGTCTCAGGGAGCCCAGCACGTGCAgtggaaggagtggggtggatcaTTCTTGTGCTACCTGGATGGAGGCCTGGCAGGGAGATTGGTGACAGAGCCCTTCTCTGCTGATCTCTCCCACCACCTCTTTCCTCTCCGCAGGCCGCTGCCTTCCGCCAGTTCTGGGGATCTCGCTCAGAGCTTCGGCGTTTCCAGGATGGAGCCATTCGGGAAGCTGTGGTCTGGGAAGCAGCCTCTCTGGCCCAGAAGCGACTTATTCCCCACCAGGTGGTCACTCACCTCTTGGCGCTGTAAGTGCTAGCATCTGAATGCCAGGAGGCAACCGTGGGCTGGGGATGCTTTTAGGGGGGTCTGCTATAAGCTCTGGGGGTCAAGAGCTCACATCCAGCAGCTCACTCCATGCCCCCAGTGCCCACAGTGTGTCTGCACCCCTTTTCCAGCCATGCTGACATTCCAGATACCTGTGTCCACTATACAGGGGGCTTCCTGGATGCACTGATCCAAGGCCTGAAAGAGGTAAGGGCTCTGGTTCAGGGCCGGGGTCAAGGCAAGGGACTATACAGTAAGTAGCCTGTATGGCCAGATTtgggggcgtggggtggggggtatGGAAAGCCCTACAACCTTAGCCAGGCTGCACTTCCCTGAGCGTCCAGCAGGGGGCCCCCCTGGCTCTTCAGCGGCCCTGCCAGGGCTGTATGCCAAGCCTGTGTGTAAGGTCCTGTCTTCTCCCTCTCAGACTTCAAGCACAGGAGAGGAGGCCCTGGCAGCTGCTGTGCGTTGCTATGATGACCTCAGCCGCATGTTGTGGGGACTGGAAGGTCTCCCGCTGACTGTGTCTGCTGTGCAGGGAGCCCACCCAGTGCTGCGCTACACTGAGGTGAGGTATAAGGGGAGCCTTTTCCGCTGGGGGACACCCACCTCTGCTCCATTCAGCCGGTATTCTGGCTTCCGAATTCCtgactccagggagttcctgttgtggctccgtgggttaagaacccaactagcatgtatgaggatgcaagttcaatccctggccttgctcagtaggttaaggatctggtgttgctgtggtgtaggccagcaactgtagctctgattcaacccctagcctgggaactccatatgcttcaggtgtagccctaaaaagcaaaaaaaaaaaccaaaaaaaaaacataaaaccagCTTCCTGACTCTGGGCACTCCCTCCCAGTCCCAGGCCTCTTCTTCAGCCCCTGCTTCTCCATAGGTTTTCCCACCAACCCCAGCCCGGCCAGCCTGCTCCTTCTACGAGCACCTGCGAGAGCGGGCCTCGCTGCTGCCCCGGCCTGACAAGCCCTGTCCAGCCTACGTGGAGCCCATGACTGGTGAGGGAGCCCATGACTGGTGAGGGAGCCCTTTCAAAGGGATGAGAGGAACAGTTCTCGCTCCAGGCTGCAGTCTGAGCCATCTCACTCTTCTCTACAGTGGTGTGTCACCTGGAGGGCAGTGGTCAGTGGCCACAGGATGCTGAGGCCATACGGAGGGTCCGGGCTGCCTTCCAGCTGCGCCTGGCTGAGCTGCTGATGCAGCAGCATGGGCTGCAGTGCCGCGCCACGGCCACGCACACCGATGTCCTCAAGGTCAGGCTGGTGGAGGGCAGGGATACccagggaaggaagggacagGGTGTCGGCGCCCTGGGCTGACCTGTGCCTCCCAACAGGATGGGTTCGTGTTCCGGATTCGTGTGGCCTATCAGCGGGAGCCCCAGATCCTGAGGGAGACGCGGAGCCCCGAGGGGATGATCTCACTGAGGGACACGCCTGCCTCCCTCCACCTCGAGAGGGACACAAAGCAGCTGCCTCTGCTGACCAGTGCCTTGCATGGGTATGGCCACTTTCACAGACCCTTAGGGCTGTAGGCTGTCTCTCTGGGAGGCCATTTAGGGACGTGAATTCTGGAGCCAGGCAAGTTCTACAGTCTTGGCCCTGCCACCCTCAGGCAggattcttcccccacccccagaccttaTTGGGGATCACTCTAGGACCTTCCTCTTGGGGTATCAGTCAGGCAGATGTGAAATTATACATGTAATGCATTAGCATGGAGGCCAGTGTGGGGTGCAGTTTGGATAAATAGCAGCAGTATGGTTGGCACACGGTACTTGGGCCCCAAGCACCTGAGTCTCATTGCCACCACCCTCTTTTCCCCCGCAGGCTCCAGCAGCAGCACCCAGCCTTCTCTGGGGTGGCTCGGCTGGCCAAGCGGTGGGTGCGAGCCCAGCTTCTGGGTCAAGAGTTCACTGACGAGAGCCTGGACCTGGTGGCTGCTGCCCTTTTCCTGCACCCTGAGCCCTTCACCCCTCCCAGGTGAttccctccaccttcccccaGCCAGGAAGTTCCCCTGGGGCCAGCTTTCATCCTTCATGCTGAACCTTTAGTCCACATGGGAGAGGTGGCTGAAGCAAGGGACGACGAGGGTCTAAGACTTCCCTCTCTACTCCCCACAATACACACCAAAGACTCTAGGCTCCTCAAACCCTGGGAAGCCTGGGGATGTGTGCAGGGCCCCTCACTCCTTCCTCTCAGCTCCCCCCAGGTGGGCTTCCTTCGGTTCCTTTTCCTGGTCTCAACCTTTGATTGGAAGAACAACCCCCTTATTGTCAACCTCAACAATGAGCTCACAGGTACGTAGGACAACGAGGGTCAGGCTACGGGAGGAACTACCCTCTGCAGGTTGCAGGGTAGGACAGGCACAGGTTTTCCCTGTCAGTCTGTTAGGTTTCCTCTGTGCCTCCCACTCCCAGATGTCTGCTCCTGACCCTGACTgccaggggtgggcagggaggaagAGGCCAGATCCAGCCTTTATTTTAGGGAGCACTGAGTTGGTAGAGACGTGCTTTGTCCACGTGATGGTCAGAAGCAGAGTGGACGGGGGGTGGTAAGCAGGCTACCTGGGGggctgggaagagagaggaagtgagaagTCTTACAGTCGGGAGTAGGGGACTGGTTCAGGTTAGAAGAGATGCCCAGACCtcaaggtgggggtggaggagctgggaggggagggatgaTTTCTGGTTGTAATATGAGGAGCTTCTGGGCCCAGCACAGAGGAGGTGTCAGCTTTCTAATTCCCCAGGTGTGTGggagcccagggcaggagggggcCAGGGGCAGGCCTCAGCTTGTGCCGGCCCGGAAACCAGACTAGGGTGCCGGACAGTGGAAAATTCTGCCTCTGAAGTGAGGCTGGGAGCTTAACGCCCATCCCGGTGGAGGCAGATGGGGTGTCCCTTTCATGGCTTTTGTCATTTCGGGGAAGAGTGTTGGAAGATCCctgtgaccagcagctgctgAGTGTATAGGAGGAGGACTGCTGTTTGTGGGGCGGGGCAGGCTGACCCAGGACCCCCTCTCATCCACAGCGGAGGAGCAGGTGGAGATCCGCAGTGTCTTCCTGGCAACTCGGACACAACTCCCTGTGATGGTCATCATCACCCCCCAAGATCGCAAAAGCTCTGTGTGGACACAGAATGGACCCTCACCTCAGGTTTAATCTCACTCCTGCTCCCAAATGTGGAGTTACTCTCTCTCAGGGAAAAAGCAGGCCCAGTGTGAGCTAAGAGAGACCTGTGGTCAGGTCTGACCTATATGTATCCCCCCAGATCCTGCAGCGGCTTGTGGTCCTGGCAGCCGAGGCCTTGCCTGTCCTAGAGAAGCAGCTAATGGATCCCCGGGGGCCTGGGGACATCAGGGTAAGCCCCCGACCCAGGCCGACTCCAGGGGCTCTGGGGGTCCTGCCTTTAACCATGGAAGTCTGGAGTTCTAGGGGCCCGCGCCAAGTGCCCAGTCCCCTTATTGGTGAGACTGAATTCAGAGAAGGGATTGCAGCTGCCCATGGTGCCTGGCAATGGTGGAGCCAGAGGAAAACCAGAGCCCTGGCTCTGTTCAGGCCTTGAGCTCCAAGCCTTTGCTCCTCTGCTGGACCTAAGCTGCCACCAGCTGGCTCTTGGTATCCCCGCCTTCAGATGAGCATTTGGGCCTATAAAGGACAATCAtacagaagggaaggaggggagttgagttcctgtcgtggcttagtgggttacaagcctgactagtatccatgaggatgtgggtttgacctctggcctcgctcagtggattaaggatccagcattgctgtgagctgtggtgtaggttgcaggtgcagcttggatcccgtgatgactgtggtgtaggctggcagctgcagctccaattcgacccctagcctgggaacctccataggccatgggttcCACCCTAaaaaaagcgggggtgggggggttcccgtcgtggctcagtggaaacggatctgacttgtatccatgaggatgcaggttccatccctggcctcactcaatgggttaaggatttagtgttgtcacgagctgcagtataggtcacagatgcagtttggatcttgtgttgctgtggctgtgaccgtgatgtaggctggcagctgcagctccgatttgacccctagcctgggaacctccatatgccacggtgtggccctaaaaacaccgaAAAAGGCAGGGGGCAAGGTGGGCatgtgggggggggaggtggttGTGGTCCAGTTCCTGAGTCCCAAGTGGGCACAGCTGAGCCATACCTGCCCTTCCTCAGACAGTGTTCCGGCCACCCTTGGACATGTACGACGTGCTGATCCGCCTGACTCCCCGCCACATCCCCCGGCACCGCCAGGCTGTGGACTCTCCAGCTGCCTCCTTCTGCCGAGGCCTGCTCAGCGAGCCGGGGCCCTCCTCCCTGATGCCTGTGCTGGGCTACGATCCTCCTCAGCTCTATCTGGCACAGCTTAGGGTGGGTCTCCAGGGCCAGCTGACCCTGGGGAGGGGACTTCCAGGTGGAGCGGGGGCCAAGGAGCTGGCTCTCAGGTGCCCACCTGCCATCTTGTCTCTGTCCTGCCCTTTCCTAGGAGGCCTTTGGGGACCTTGCCCTTTTCTTCTATGACCAGCATGGTGGAGAAGTGATCGGGGTCCTCTGGAAGCCCACCAGCTTCCAGCCCCAGCCCTTGAAGGTTCGTTCCTGAGTGTGAACCTGTGTTCCCCATGGCTACGCATGTCTGTGTGTGGCTCCATGAGGAACCCTGAGTCAGTTGCGAAGCGTGTGTGTCTTGCTGTCTCTGGCTGTGCCTCTGTGACACCTCAATTCACATTTCTGATTTCCCCCAGGCTTCCAACGCAAAGGGGCGCATGGTGGTGTCTCAAGGTGGGGAGCTGGTGATGGTCCCCAACGTAGAAGCCATCCTGGAGGACTTTGCCATCTTGGGTGAAGGCCTGGTCCAGGCCGTGGAGGCACGGAGTGAGAGGTGGACTGTGTGATCTCCAGCCCAGGGGCGAGCTGTAGGTGGACAGCAGGGCTTCAGACCCCTGGAGCAAGATGTCAATGGCGTAACCACCCTCACTGCATATGGACCCTCCAAGGAGGGCTTGCTGGCCTGAACATGTCCCCAAGAAAGTCCTGTCCCAATTTTCTGTCTGACGCTTCAACACTGGGGCAAGGGCCATGTGTCCTCTGGAATCCCCTGGGCAGACCATCTGAACTCCCAGAAGAGGAGTGGAAATCATCTCAGAGGGGGAACTGAATGAACCCAGAGAGCCACCTACCTGTCAGCCTGGcccggacttttttttttttttttttttaatgttcacatGCATCCACccaggcatgtggatgttcctgagccagagattgaatccaaaccgcagctgtggtaacaccacctcctttaacccattgctccaggctggagatcgaacctgcacctccacagtgacccgagctcctgcagtcagattcttaacccactgtaccacagtgggaatgccaggttgggccttttttttttcttcctaggctGCTCCCAAAAGCCTGGGCAGGAAGCTGTGTGCCCAGGGGTGAggctctgtcccctcctctttGCTGGGATGTGTGCCTCAACCTCTGTATGCCCTTTGGTGCAGTGTCAGGCCTTTAAATAGGACCCAGAGAAGGTGTGGCACTGCCTGAGGGTCACAGAGCACCAGCACTGAGTCGTGGAGGAGGGGGCTACGTGGGGTGAATAGACCACATTGAAGGGGCACAATGCCCTCCTGTGGTGTCTGCTGCTTCCTGGGGTGGGAACATGGAAGAGCACAGAGGACAAGAAGAAgttgggtgggggaaggggtgagggggcCTGGTGGCCCTCCATCCTGGAGAGATGCAGAAAGTACTGAGGCTGCCCTGGCGTCTGGTGCCCAAGCCCCTCAGGCAGGCTCTGTGGGGCCTCAGAAGTGACTAGGACGCAAGCCCTGCTGTCCAGAAGCTTCTagtgccctgggggagggggcgctaCTTCCTTTCAGCCTGGTCCACACCCCCTTTCTGGCAGCCTCTCCCTAATCCTGGCTGTTTTTCCAGACTCAGCTCTAATAGTGCCTCCTCCTAAGCCCTTCCCTCGCCCCCAGCCTAAGgtgctctttctctctgaaaCATTAGAACAATTACAGCCTGTTTACTTCTCTTTGTAGTCACTCACAGTGGCATGAACTCTTCTGTTAAACtctgatttaaaattaaatcactcAGCCGCCCCATGTTCCTGTCttgtttgccttttttccacATGATTTTGACCTTGTGTCCTAAATGTAAGCTTTTGGGGGGGCAGAGAACATGCTTGGACAGATTTGTGGCATCTGGTACAGTGCTCTGCTCAAGTAGGATACAGATGTGTGTAGAAGGGGCCCCAGACACATGGAAGACAGGGCACCAGAAGcgttcaaggaaaagaaaatcataatttgtgATCTCTGCCTAGAATGGGTAGGGTGGTAATGGTGAAATACAGGCTTGAGAGGTAATAAAAAgttgacatttattgagtgcctgcccAATAAGTGCTGGGCACCCTTTGTTATTTTATACATCTTGCTATGGAAGCTGATCATATAATCACACCAGCCCTGTGAGGGACCTCTTATCCTCATCATGCTCATTTCCTGAATGAGGAACAGTTGAGCAGCAGGCAGGGGCCCAACTGTAGAGGGACTTTGATGCCTGGCTCTCTGACTTCATCCTCAAGATGATGAGCCACACGAGGGAACTATAGTCTCCAATTTTGTCCAGATTCTATTAGTCTTTGTGAACCTATGTCAGTCCCTGCCTGTCACTGTCATAGGACGCCTTGGCCTGGGGTTGAAATTAGCATAGGAGATATGCTGACTGGCTGTGTGAACTGTATGTTATCATCTATATCCATCTCTCCCGGTGCCATTCATTTGTGAACTCCAGACCTTAGTGACAGAGATGTGGTCCAGCCCTCACAGAGCCCTGCCGGCCATGGTTGTCCCCGGCTTCTTGgcctcccttttccttccctcacACATTTTCTTCACAGTCCTTCTGTGAGCTCTGGGGAGGGGCAAGGGGTGCAGGCTGGTTTCAAACCAGCCCGTTTCATCCCAGAGTCGGCCTCAGTCCCGTAGCTTCTTTCACAAACCcagtgagggggtgggagagggggtggggggtggggtggggaatggaaGCTGCACTTGGGCAAGCAGGTGGCTCCAGGAAGCATGGACACCAGTCCCAATCAGGGGAAATGAGCCTTGGCCCTGGTACCTCTCCATGTAGTCTTGCTGGGCTCAgccttcccatcttttttttttttttttttttttttcatttttggcctcccacagcatatggagttgacaggacagggatcagatatgagccacagttgtgacttcctccacagctgtagcaatgctgggtcctttaatccactgtgtcaggccggggactgaacctgcgtcctggtgctgcagagatgctgccaatcccattgtgccacagcgggaactccagccttcccATCTTAAAAATGGGCACAATAATGGCTTTTTCAGGTGCCTGATTTGGCAAAAGAAGAGGGTCGATCACTGACACCCAAGGAGCTGCACATACCATGTGCTCTGCTCCCTTTGGTCAGGGGCTGGTGGCAGAGCAGGAAGCCTAGGCTCCAATTTCAATGCTTGCTTCAACCTGTTTCCCCAGGAGTTTCTCTGGGAAGTAGGTGAGGAGGCTGGTGTGGTCTAACATGACCTTGGAGAAGAAGGGGCATGAGGAGCTAGAACctcagagggagggaaggagaggagcctAGAAGGAACTTCTTTGCAAGGAATGGTGTGCAGGGGGATGCATGTTACACAGCCCATGGGTGTGTCTGCCCCTGCAGGCCTCCACATCCCTGCAGGAGGACGTGGATGGGTGGGAGGCTGTGTCTCATGTATGGTGTCATTTGTCTGCTCAGTATGGGGAGAGGGGCAGCGTGTGCACATTGGTATACACTTAGTCTGCATGTGTAGTATTTGCCTTCTAGTTCTGGGTTGCTGTAAAAGGCAAaatctgctctttttttaaaagagcaagtcagggagttcccgtcgtggcacagcggttaacaaatctgactaggaaccatgaggttgcaggttcgatctctggccttgctcagtgggttaaggatccggcattgctgtgagctgtggtgtaggttgcagacatggctcggatcctgcgttgctgtggctctgacgtaggccggtggctacggctccgattagacccctagcctgggaacctccacataccgtgggaatggccctagaaaaggcaaaaagatctgGGGTGCGGGGGGGAGAGCAAGTCAGGAGAAAAAGCTCCCAGGAGGCAGAAACTTTGGGCTACCTCCTTTGAATTTAAATGGCTTTGAATAAAGACTTATTCTTGGAGCTTCAATTTTGCCAGTTTTGTCAGAACTTCTAAGCCTCTTTATGTACTTCTAAGCCTCTCTACGTAGTTACATTTAGTGAATTCTCAAAAGGGTCCTCCCTTCTAGCTGTGGTACTGGAAAATCTCCTCTAAAGCAGAATCCTTTTAGCTGAAGACCCTATTTGCCTCTGCCCAGCTCCTTACTTTGGAGAAAAGGAGCAAGATCCCAAAGCCCAGGGGCCCTCACAACAGGTTACATTCAATGAAGACCTGAGGCCTGCCCTGACCCATTTGGGCTAGGCtgagccccctccctcctcctaatAAATATGCATCTAACCCCCCTCCAACATCCGGTACTTACCTGTGAGTCACAGATTAATCCAGGTGAGTGATAAAGGGGAGGGGAAGCTTGGGGCACGTGAGTCACCCCTACCCTCCTCAGGAAAGGCCAGCCTGCCCATCCCTCTGCTGCAGAGAGAAGGAGGCCTCTTGGGTTGCCCCAGGGGAACCGAGGGGGACCAGGGTGTTCCAAACCCAGAGAGAGATTCACTTACCTCTCCTACTTCAGTGGGAGGGATGAGAGGATAATTTTTCTGATTTGCAAGAGGACCAGAGATGTGCAggaacttgtccagggtcacacagagaGTTACAGCGAATCTAGGCATCCTGGCTCCAGGCCTTGCTGCTGAGGCTGGGTTCTCCTGGGACCAAGGGGGAATGAAAGAGTAAGAGAGGCTCAGTGAGGCAGGGAGGAATGAAAGTCTTGGCCTCCTCTCCTGTTTTGAGCTGCCTGCTGGCCTTGCCCCTCTCCTGCCCAAGGCAGCTGAAGGAAGCTGTTATTAGACCCAGAGAGCAGGGTCAAGGATAAGGGTAGGTGGTGGCAGTGGGAGCACTTTGGTTCACCTGAGGTCAAGCCTAAACCTCTATTCTCTGGCTGGGAGCTCTTGTCTGTTCTCCCAGACTAGAATCTTCCACAGGATGGAGCTGGGATCTCCTACAGAATGATGAGGCCAAGGCTGGACCCTGACTGAGGGGCTAAGAGGGCACTGAGGTCCAGCCCCTGTTCCACGTGGTGACCAAATAGTTTGGATGAAAAAGACAGATGTAAACCCTGGTCTTTCCCCAAGCTCCCTCTCCATCATCTCCACCCCCATCTCCCAACCAATGGGGTCTCCTTGGAGCCCAGTTCCCACTGACCTAAGTTAGTCTAGAGACCCTCAGGAAGTCATTCCTGAAGTCTGACTCCAGAATCTCCCACTGTGGCCTGTCCCCTCTGGATCCTTCCCTGACTCTTCTCCCTTAGGGCTGGCATCTGCTGGCTGCCCTGTAATTAGCACCCAGGCCAGGCTGGGATGAGGGGAAAGTATTCTGGGCTCACACATACCCATCACTTTCTGGAGCACCAGATGCAGAGCCTTCCACCACCTGTCCCCTCACCTCCACCTCCTTTAGACCACGGACCCCTCAAAGAGTGActgccccaggccccacctcagGTTCAGGTTCCTGTCTACTTAATTCTGCCCGTCTCCAGCTTCAGCTCCTTGCCTATGTGCTCTGCCCCCTCTGCCTCCTAGATCCCCAATCCAAATGCTCTCATCATGTGCACAGGTCACTTTGTCTCCAGACTCCTGAACGGATTCTCATCTCCTATCTCTGGCTTTTATAAACACTGAAACCAGACCCATAGCCAAGCCCAGAAAGGGACACACAGATATGCACACAAACCTCTGTGATTGGTCATGTGTACACAAACCTccatggatacacacacacacaaggccaGGAATGCACATGAATGCACATGGATATTCACACAGGAGGAAACATGGCTCTGATTAAGGAGGTAGTTTCTGGAATGAACCTTTCCTCCTCctgactccctcccccatccgcggcatatggaggttcccaggcatggggccgaatcagagctgcagctgctgtcctacaccacagccacagcaatgccggatctgagccaagtctgtgacctacaccacagctcatggcaactccggatccttaacccactgagcggggccagggatggaacccgcatcctcatagacaccttgttggattcttaacctactaagccacaataaGAACGCCAACCTTTCCTTCTATGTTGACTGTAATACAGTTTTCAGAGCCTGAAACATGCATAATCTTGTCTGATTCTTACAAAGGCTGTGTAtatgagtgtgtgcgtgtgtgtgtatgtgtgtgttgggagtGGGGGGCACTCCACCTGAAACTTCCAGGtgactgatgaagaaactgaaactgaggggaggggaaagagagctGGCTAGACCACCTGATCGGTCAGCAGCCAAGCCAGGGTTGGAGCTGAGCCTCTGGGTCTGCAAAAGGGCTCTGTCCTCAGTGTAGGCCCTGCGATTCTGGGCCCTTTCTCAGCACAGGGTCTGGGCCTCCATCTCTCTGCCTCCTATGACCCTCTGCTGTCCTCACAGAAAG from Phacochoerus africanus isolate WHEZ1 chromosome 12, ROS_Pafr_v1, whole genome shotgun sequence includes these protein-coding regions:
- the NOL6 gene encoding nucleolar protein 6; the protein is MGPAPAGAQHRGTAEEPEMMESALEGPVKEGKRESSKKRPVAGSPVGLLQPVKLSRAELYKEPTNEELNRLRETESLFHSSLLRLQVEELLKEVRLSEKKKERIDAFLREVNQRIMRVPPTSETELTDQSWLPNGVRVPLHQVPYTVKGCFRFLAPAQVTVVGSYLLGTCIRPDINVDMALTMPREILQDKDGLNQRYFRKRALYLAHLAHHLAQDPLFGSVHFSYTSGCHLKPSLLLRPHGKDKHLVTVRLHPCPPREFFRLCRLLPSKNNVRSAWYRGQSLSGDGSPEPPTPHYNTWVLQDTALESHVQLLSTMLGTASGLKDGVALLKVWLRQRELDKGLGGFSGFIVSMLVAFLVSTRKIHTTMSGYQVLRSILQFLATTDLTVNGISLCSSSDPSLPALADFHQAFPVVFLDSSGHLNLCADVTASTYRQVQHEAQLSMALLDSRADDGFQLLLMTPKPMIRAFDHILHLCPLSRLQAACHRLKLWPELQDHGGDYVSAALGPLTTLLEQGLGSRLHLLAHSRPPVSEWDISQDPPKHRDSRVLTLGLLLRPEGLTSVLELGPEADQPEAAAFRQFWGSRSELRRFQDGAIREAVVWEAASLAQKRLIPHQVVTHLLALHADIPDTCVHYTGGFLDALIQGLKETSSTGEEALAAAVRCYDDLSRMLWGLEGLPLTVSAVQGAHPVLRYTEVFPPTPARPACSFYEHLRERASLLPRPDKPCPAYVEPMTVVCHLEGSGQWPQDAEAIRRVRAAFQLRLAELLMQQHGLQCRATATHTDVLKDGFVFRIRVAYQREPQILRETRSPEGMISLRDTPASLHLERDTKQLPLLTSALHGLQQQHPAFSGVARLAKRWVRAQLLGQEFTDESLDLVAAALFLHPEPFTPPSSPQVGFLRFLFLVSTFDWKNNPLIVNLNNELTAEEQVEIRSVFLATRTQLPVMVIITPQDRKSSVWTQNGPSPQILQRLVVLAAEALPVLEKQLMDPRGPGDIRTVFRPPLDMYDVLIRLTPRHIPRHRQAVDSPAASFCRGLLSEPGPSSLMPVLGYDPPQLYLAQLREAFGDLALFFYDQHGGEVIGVLWKPTSFQPQPLKASNAKGRMVVSQGGELVMVPNVEAILEDFAILGEGLVQAVEARSERWTV